Within the Deltaproteobacteria bacterium genome, the region TAGAAATTATTGATGTGAATGCCGACGTGGCCAGAAAATATGCCTTTATCTATAGATCTCTCGAGAAGAAGGGGACTAAAATACCCATTAATGATGTCTGGATTGCTGCATGTTGCATGGAAGTAGGAGGAACACTTCTGACGAGGGATCAACATTTCGAGGCAGTGGATCAAATTGAGGTGATCGTCCTATAAAAATCTAAAAACTTCGTAATGGGTTTTGGCCTTCATCCAATCTTTCGCCACGTATTGCCGTCAGGAGGGACCCACCCCAAAAAAGGAAGGCCTCTTCCTAAAGTGTCTCCTATGTTCTAAAGGAATAGTCCAGAATGACCTTCAAGATGAATGAAGTGACTGAAAAATTCAGTCGGGAGGATTAAGCTAAGTTTGTTTTTGCTGGTTTGCAGCAGTTTCTTATGATGGTAACAATTCGATGGAGATCCTCCTCGGTCATCTGGGTTCCGGAAGGAAGGCATGATGGCTTCGTAAAAAGTCCTTTTTGCCACATTTTCGTCATTCCC harbors:
- a CDS encoding PIN domain-containing protein, producing the protein EIIDVNADVARKYAFIYRSLEKKGTKIPINDVWIAACCMEVGGTLLTRDQHFEAVDQIEVIVL